The stretch of DNA TGCTCCTCTTGGCCGCCTGCCTCTTCGATGGCGGTGATGACGACGAGGATGCGCGCTTGAAGCGCGTGCGGCCGGGCTTGGCGACCTTGCGGAGGACGCTGCCGCCTTTGCTGCTCTGGGTGTCGTCGGCCGGGGCCGACGAGGCGGCCGGTGCCGCCGCAGCATCATCCGCCGCAACAGAAGCAGCCGCAGCCGGCTTGGCCTTTGCGGCGACGTGGCGGATGTCGtagcacgacgcggcggcggccttgTGGAGGTGCgcggggctggcggcggcggcgtcctcgtCGGAGATCTGGACGATGGGCGCGCCCCTGAGGACGGCCTCGACGGCGGCCTGGCAGAGGTGCCACTTCCCCGACCAGAGCAGCCCCACGGAGCCGTAGACCGGGTTGACGATCCGGCCGCAGGCCTCGTAGAGCAGGGAGCGGAAGACGGCCGGGCGGAGCGCGTCGTCGGGCGCGGCGTCGATGAGGTTGAGCAGCCCCGCCCGGCCGTAGAACTTGGCGAGGAAGACGGTGGCGTTGGCCTGCGCGTCGGGGGCCTTGATCCACTGCAGGCACGGCCGGATGGTGCACGCGTCCGTGCACCCCTTGCGGAGCACGCGGCACCCGTTGCAGCTCAGCCTCAtctctccttctcctcctcctcgagGCTGTGGAACGAACGGGGAATGGTCGAAGGCTGGATGGAGGTCGATCGATGGGTGCGAGTGGGGTGGATGCAGCTTGCTGGTTGGGCAAcggaggagggagaggacgcTATGTATATCCCCTCCCCGGCGCTGGCAGCAGCGGGTTGAGTGGGACGGCGCCAGTGGTTTTGGCTTCCGGAAACTGGGAACTGCGGGGGGTGGGGAAGGCGCGCGCGCGGGTCCGAGGATTCGCCGCGTGCTCCGCCTGCCCTCCGATGGATGGACGAATGGTTTGCCTCGCGGGCCGTATGTACTACGGGCACATGCCGCTGGTGAGCTGGGTGTCTTTGTTTAATCCCATCCATCTGGAGGGTGCATGCACCTCGGCAATACGGTGGGCGCCCAGTCCCACGGTTTTGGATCCCGCCAGCCCGGTTTTCAACCGCTGGCGTGGTGTGTGGCCCAAGTAATATACTGGCCGCGTCACGTTCCAGaacgcccgcccgcccgccccacCAGGTTAGATACCGGCGGCTGATTGTTCTTTTTCTaacctttattttttttataaaaaactgatttggttaaTCCAAGCTGCCATCACCTGCTCGATTGTTATTAGTTGCGTCCTTTAGTTTTCTGATGGGTCGTTCCGTGCCCGCCGCGATGTTTATCTACAGCTATAACCAGGAGATTCTAAGTACTGTTCTTTGTAACCTTATACGAGTTGGATCCAATTCGAAGGTCTTGAGACCATTTGCTTTTTTCCACAAGGAGGCATGCAGCAAGCAGGACATCATTTTGGTTGGGTTTTCTCAAACGTCATTTTGGTTTGGTTCAAAAACCGTTGAGACACAGCACAGCAGTAGCGAGGGTTTTGGATGGAGGGTACATTTGGATCCAGGTGACTAAACTTTAATCCCGTCATATCGGATGTATGGACACCAATTAacagtattaaatatagactaattataaaataattatataaatggaggctaattcataatacgaatctattaagcatggtcaaatcatagattaattaggcataatggattcatctcgcgaattagcctccatctgtGCAATTAGCTCTATAATTAGTCTATACTTAGTACTTCTGATTAGTGTTcaaatacttctaattagtgtTTAAACATGCGTTAGTCAGGGTAATCCAAATGCATGCCCTGaaacttttttttaaaaaaaagggagACACAAGAGTAGTACGCCAACCGCAGTGAACTGGTACCACTAGCAAGCATCCGGGGGCGGGCGGCAATCGCCGCGTAACTTGCTGGGAGCAGGGAAAGCGAAAAGGACGGTCGGCCGGATCTCATCATCCGGGAGgaatcctcctcctcctccacctccccctgaccccatccatcatcacACCAGTGGCCGCGCCGGCTTTTCCAACCCAGAACCAGGAATCCCAGCACCCATCATCAggatggtttctcttctttcttctggTTGGCCCCGCTCCTGGTTTTGTGGAAACCAGAACCCCGGAGCCTGCCAGCAGTGGCGCCGTCCAATCCAATCATCCACTCTGGTATACTAGTATGCCTGCCCCGGTTTCTGGGGAAACCAGCCAACGACCAGCTGCCTCTGTGGGCGGGCTGCCAAAACCACGGCCGGTTTTGGCGTTGCTGACCTTGCTCCTTCCTGCCGTTGGTTTGGTCTTTCTCCACTCTTCTCTTCCCATCAGCGGACCCCCACCCACCACGTTTCGCGTCCTTGCTTCTTGGACTCGGAACTCCTCCGATGCCTTCGCTTTCCTCCAAGCATTTCTCTACCGTCCGTACCATCATCATACAGATGCATGCGATGCGAtgccatctctctctctctctctccctctctctgcgCTTCGTATTTGCTCCCAGGTCAGGTACTCAGGTGAATTAGTCCTTGCTTAATCAACAAAGCCTCGGTACAGTCAGCTAGCTGCAAAAtgtaaaagaaaagaaaaaagaaggcGAGCGCGCCTCTGCCAATTCGAAATCTAGCTGTCCCGGCTCCACTCGCTTCAGCATTTGAATTCATTCAAAACTTGTCGTGAGAATTAGTAGCGAGGCTAATGCAGCAAGGAACAGAAAATACAAGAGTTCAGGAAAGagagtctctctctctctctctctctctctgtgaaTTCAGATCCACATTCAGGACAGTGGGTTAAGCCCAGTGGTCATCGCCCATGTATACGTGACACCATGGTGGCAGACTACCATAGGCAACGGGGTCATGGATGTGGCTAATCTTCAACGTTAAAATGACCTTCCTCAACCGTTCGCTTGCTCTTCATGGACCCAATGTGGATGTGGGTGGGCTTTAGGAAGCCTTGCTCAACAATGATGTAATTACCCTCATTACAGGTGTTATTATGTTGCACTAATTCTCCCATCTTATTGGGTTCTTCAGGGAAAAACTCAAATCTCTTCAGTCAGGATGACGATGGTATCCTCGTATCCTCCTTGAAGGCGCTGCGTTGGACTTTCCACGCCAATGTCTGTTGATCGTCAGGGTTCTGTTTCAAGCCAACATTCGTGGATGATGGTCATGTGTTTTGGCCATTTGGCCATTTGGGGTACTATGTCATTGAAGACCACTCTTGCGTACTCATTGGCGAGCGAGGTCAGCATTTGGCGGTGCCTGCCGACCGCATGAAGAACAATCCTCTTCATGTGGTTATGATCAACATTGCCATCGTGCTATTAGACGTCGCTTCATCATGTGATCTTCCGTCTCTGTCTCTTTATTATTGGTGGCGACCATTGGATGTGTGGCTTTGCCAAAGGGATCTAATCAGGTCCGACAACTCTCATGCCGGTGAATCATTGTGGGTTCTCTTTTACTATTTGCTTTGAATTTCATTCCTACGAAACCGTGCGAGCCTCCAGGACAGGAAGGAGGGAGGTGTGGTGGGGCTGTGACGGTTGGGCCGTTGGAAGGCTAGCTAAAGGAAACAGCGCATGGATCAGTCGTAGACAACAATAACGACAGCTTCCGGTCCCAGATGGGATGATCATCTGGGCGGCCGGCATAGTGAAAAGATTATGATGAAGTTGCCATGCCCCACCGCGCTGGCATTAGCAGTGGTCCGTGGAAGGCACGCAATGCAAATGCCGTGGGGAGAGCCGGAGACGATGGGAGTCGTGTGATGGTTTGGAGCTTGGACTGGTTTTCGAACAAATGTTTGGAGCTTGGACTTGGACCTAGCCTAGCAAGCAGATGAGCGAGCCGGGCCATAGTTTTTACTTTCCATGGTGGGCTCGGCAGATCGATCGGGCCGCGGTGGACGTCTTCTTGCCGTAGTGGGCcgctctgtgtgtgtgtgtgtgtgtgtctccGAGAGGTTGAGAGACAGACAGACAACAGGGGAGCGGCATACACGGGACGCACGACGCGCAACGCAGCACAAGCAACTCGGCATCTGCCTAGTTTgtcggccacgcgcgccgtGTCGGGTGGATCTCCCtccgggcggcgccggccgctgcttccgtcctcctcctcctcatgcGTCCATGTTCCCAAGTCCGCGCGCCATCCATACGATGACTCGACCAATCTAAACATCTAGTCGCCGCTGCGCTGCACGGCGAGGAGAGCAGCCGGCCAAAGCGCTCGCACCTGCAAATCGGCACCGGTAATAAGTACCGCCCGGCGCCTGCACTGCCTCCCTTCCGTCCTTCCGCGCAAATATAAGCGAGCAGCGATGGAGTAGCTAGGGAAGAAGCAGCATCAATGGCGCAAACAATGCTAGGGCAGTAGTGCCCTGCAATGCAATGGAGCCGCACGCTTCGTAGCTAGCAGAGCGGAGGCCAGCAGGAAACCTCAAGCTGCTCGCAACCAGACTGAACCACAGCTAAAGGGTATATATATGTCTCAGTACTTGATCATTCTTCATACATATAAGCTGCATCGTCTTTCTCATTCTTCAGAACTGATGGCAGGAAGTCAGCAGTAGCTTTTATTTTCTGATATAGTCTCATCTGCTGCCCACTATGACATCTCCATGCATGCATTATGCCGCCACTATCTGCTTCTAACTTGGCTGCCCATGTAATTCAACTCCTCCTTCAGTAATATATGGAGCAGAATGAACAGGTGATGAAACTGAAAAGGCATCTATATGCAGTGGCTTCAGCTTCGTATGCATGCAGACGGGACCCTCAATTCAACACAGCTGAAAGAGGGGGGAGCAAGTCTTCTAGCTTCTGATGGAACAGTTTCACCTATTCTCCAG from Panicum hallii strain FIL2 chromosome 3, PHallii_v3.1, whole genome shotgun sequence encodes:
- the LOC112884676 gene encoding nucleolin 1-like translates to MRLSCNGCRVLRKGCTDACTIRPCLQWIKAPDAQANATVFLAKFYGRAGLLNLIDAAPDDALRPAVFRSLLYEACGRIVNPVYGSVGLLWSGKWHLCQAAVEAVLRGAPIVQISDEDAAAASPAHLHKAAAASCYDIRHVAAKAKPAAAASVAADDAAAAPAASSAPADDTQSSKGGSVLRKVAKPGRTRFKRASSSSSPPSKRQAAKRSKPSGTDDDDDDLVMADRRHHDEEQHVQQMMADHASSDDDTHHHQEASAASLDTDAEAASHVSQAEQTPAAEEDQLQEEQQQPGLDLTLGFGLFAPVAAAARPPTPPADAGCSRGAWSAAEEPAAVGFQFL